The genome window TGTATGGTTCAATGGAACATCGAGCACAAGGTTTTCAGTGTTACGCTGGAGAATTTGTCGAGTGATGATTGTGTGGCTGACATGCTGAGATCACGACTTGCTGCAAAAAAGTATCTCCCTTGTAAGGGTGTGTTTTTTCATGTCAGCTGTTTCTTTCGCATTTTGAATTCGATTGTGCAAGCTGGTTTGAACCTAGTTGTTGATATCATTGCAAAGTTGAGACTCGGTATTAAGTATGTGCAGCAATCTCCCCATAGGAAGAagaacttttacataattgctAAGACTTTGAACTTGGATACTCAAAGAAAGTTGTGTCTCGATACCCCTGCCAGATGGAATTCCACATATAACATGATAGAAGTTGCTTTCTGTTATAACAATGCATTCATGTACTTGGCAGAACAAGACAAAAACTTTCTACACAAATTATCAGAAGATGAGTGGGAAAAGTTGAGTGTCTTATACAAATTTCTGAAAGTCTTTTACGAGGTGACGTGTGTATTTTTTAGAAACAGACAGCCGACTTCAAATTTGTATTTCAAAGCAGCATGGAAAGTTCATAGTCGCTTATTTGATATGGTTAGAGGTCCAGAAAATTTCATGACTCGCATGGTCAGAGAAATGCACTCAAAATTGAACCAATACTGGTCAGCTTATAATTTGATCTTGTCATGTGCTGCGATTTTGGATCCTAGATGCAAGATTAAGTTTGTTGAATATTGTTACACCAAACTGTATGGTAGTGGTGCTCAGAAATATGTTAGTGTAAGCGTTAACACTTTGTATGGCTTGTTTGATGAATACATGCAAAATTCAGCACGCCCTTCTCAGACTACCTTATTATCAACTGCTGCCAGTAAAATATCCAATGATAAAGACAATAACGATGGGTTTGAAGACTATGAAACCTTTCAAAGTGCCAGGTTCCGAACTCAAGTGGAGAAGTCTCAACTCGACCTTTATTTAGAAGAACCAAGCCATGATCTAAACAGTGAAATAGATGTCTTGGAATATTGGACTTTATGTTCCTTGAGGTATCCAGAGCTTTCAAAAATGGCCCGCGATGTTTTAACCATTCCAGTGTCCACCATTGCTTCTGACAGTGCATTTGACATTAGTCCCCAAGTGATTAGCACTGATCGTAGCTCTTTAAAACCAAAGATGTTACAAGCATTGGTTTGTCTTCAAGATTGGATGTTGGCTTCTGATAGAACAAGTAAGTCGCCTTATTTGATTGCATATAGTAATTGCTGTTATACCATGCATAACTGCTTTGTTTAAAATCTCTGTAGGAGGTTTAGGCTCTATGGAAAGCAAACCTGAAGATGATAGCTCCAGTTCTagtgatggtgatgatgattaTTAGGTAATTTTCGTTTTAATCATATATCTATTTCCGGTTTCTTGTAACTGATTTTCCCCGATTTAGAACTTCATCTGCATTCTTTTGAgggataaatatataatttatacatggaCTTTGGTCCAATGTGCAAttttgatacatgaacttttTTCACATGAAACTCGAATTGTGGTTCATGTGTATTCATGAAACTtcgatttgattcaattgtacacatttaaagaaatgaatgcgcacatttattttcatattagattattataattgtttgtgtatgcaatataataacataaaatggtGCTACTCCGATATTGTTGTTTGTGATTTGTgagaatttaatcaaattaaaatttcatgtataaaataacataaaatcaaagttcatgtatagttttgatatttatcccttcTTTCTGCCCACCACATCTTTCATACTGCAAAGATTAGTATTTTCGAATATGAATGAGCATACAGGgctcatttcttcttcttccagcTTATCTGAAGTGTTGCAGAAGAGCCATCTTGCTTCTAGGAAATTCTGACAACTGATTAACAATGAGGTTCGATTTACATGGATACGGAGCGGAGTTATAAACAATTGATGAATCATCTCCAGCATAATGTTCAAAGAAAATGGAGCAATGGACTCATAAAAAGGGACCCCAAAACTCCAAAAGTCAAATGATAATATATGGCATTAACTGCCCCAGGATCGTACACATAATGCAGCTCTCTGAAAGGCCTGATTTTGGAGCTGATTTGTTTATTCGTTTCTCAAAGAGCTTAGCACAAGCATTGGACAAACTGGTAATGGTGTTAATCTTTCCATGCTAATATTTGtgctttcatcttcttcaaactAGGAGCTTGTTGAAGGAAACGAAAAGCTTTTGCTTGAACTTGATGCTGGTGATTAGGCTTTTTTGAGGGGTAAGTTCTTAAAGAATTGCAGCATTTAATTTATGCTATGATTTGtgtttggtaaataaaaatatctactATTTGCATCATTCATCTCTATTTTGGAAagattttaaaagcaattttagaatgaaaaaatcaattgattaatgaatttttattgtaGTAGTTAAAGGGCAGCCCTCATTGGCTATataggttgtgttttgattataaCAGGATCACtggtttttctctttttaagaagaaaaagactTCACAAGCAATATTgtgtttacaaaaaaaaaaaaaaaaccctcagaAAAGGTCACATGGCTACGTGCATATGTCTTAGATTTGCTTGTggagtatttttatttcatctaCAATGTAAAGAATAATTCTCCTAGTGttctatattatatttaagattttaattgagttggtgttcaTCATCAATCGAATCGCAACTCAGTGGTAAAGTTATAAAAGAATCTCTTATTTATCTCAAAATAAAGCCTTCTAAGCCAAGTAAAATCGACAACTTAATCACCAAGTAAATGactcaaaaaataaagataaacttTATGGGATAAGGTAAGTTGATCACCAATATTTTCTTTAGCCAATCTCGATCACTGTAGGGATAAAACATATTCTAAGGGTCATTTGTTTATAGAGAATTGAATTATGGAGGTCAAAGTAAAACTGCTTATGCTATGTTCAGGTTATTGTCCAAAGATTTGTATAAAATTTGTTCGAACGCGAGAATAAACAAGCAGATCAAAGAGCTGTTCGAACATGGGTTGAAACATCAACACCAAGACATTTAAGGTCTCAACAATCTTCTTCTTTGACTTTTTGACAAAACAGAAACAAATGATGAAAGGTAAACTCCTCTTGTCACCATGCCAGAAACATATGagataccaaaataaaatggcATAAGTAACTCATAAAAAGGATGTTCAATACATCAGAAAAATGATGACCCAATGTTGGAActctttatgatattttatcaactgcccacatgatttttttatcagGAATTGGGTGATTCTGTAGTGTTTTTGTCTGGGTGTTGGTTGTGTTTACTTATGAGtgattatatgaatatatagATTTTAAGGGTAAGATGGCAGATTCACAAATAACACTTATATTTTACTTCTTACTAAATACAAGATACGAAGAGTAATAgatatcaaattttcaacaGCCAAATACCTTATATGGTAAGGTCTATTTTCAATACATGAGTATTATTTAACACATCACCCCTCTTTACATGCATTGTACCAAAGAGAGCCGAATAATCATATCGATTTAAGAGATTTTGAATGACATTTGTGTTTTGATCATAATTGAATCACTCTAGCTTTTACCTATTTtctaataacatataatatatgttattgAATAAATCAATTGAACTAAGTCTCGGAtttgtcattttaaatattctttttactAAGAACACTAACCCTATTTACATCGTGCCAATATTTTAGAGACCAATTCATCAATATTCTTGTCCGAACTTCCACCTTCACACACTGCTTCCACAGCCAATTCCTTCCATTTCATagcatttcttttcatttcaatcCCTTCTTCCCCTTCCATAACTTGTCTAATACACCTCTCTATTTCATCTCCACTCACAATCCCATCCTCCCTCACATTAACTCGAACCCCAACTTTCCAAACATCCTCAACTAGCTTAGCATCCGTGGTTTGGTCGGTCCACTGCGGCATCGCCACCATCGGTATCCCCAAACACAAGGCCTCAATCGTCGAGTTCCACCCACAATGCGTGAAAAAACACCCTATGGCCTCATTCGCAAGTACCTCGGTTTGTGGTATCCAAGAAACTATCAATGCTTTATCACCCATTTCCTCAATGAACCCGTGTGGGACTTTCGATAACTCGGAAGACCGAACCACCCACAAGAAATGAAACCCAGTTTGCTTTAAACCTCGTGCGAGTTCCTTCATTTGGTCACTGGTTAGGTTAGCCAAGCTTCCGAATGAGGCGTAAACGACCGAGCATGGTGGCTTGGAGGTTAGCCAACATGTACTAGTAGAGTCTAGTTTAAAGAGATTGAGATCGtaatctttgtcattttcaagtCTTTTATCTAAATACATGGATGGGATTGTTGGGCCTATCGTTAACAGTGGTTGAGACATCACCTTCGACATCGAGTCAACAACCTGTTTATAGCAAAGAGATCATTACAAAATGGTATAAAAGTACATTGCATGTCCCTATACCACTTGTTACAGTTTggtttttatacatttaaaactagtaacaatataatagcgaaatgataacaaaacaataaaaatcagTGATAAAATAGCAACATTTTTTTTCTACAAATTCGTGCTGAACCTAAGCAAAAAAAAGCTTTCCCATTTTTCGAtcttatatttttgcccaaatctTCTCACTTTTCGGGTTGGCCTTCAGGTTGAACTAGGTGACTCGGCCCATAGATAAGTCTAggttttagtttagggttttgaaaCTCTCTAGCTATCACTACCATCGGGGTGAatagagatatttttttgtctcaatttggtacttaagtTTGGCttaaatgttcaatttgatgcctgagttttttttgtcccaattaGGTATCTGTGTTTTTCTAAAGAAAaatttagtataataataaaatgaaatacttaaaaactattaatttatattgataCGATTGACATCGacaattattattaattgaagTTATTATTAACTAAGCCCAAAATTATTAGAGCAGAACTTAATCAAGTCCTATAAttgagaagaaaagagagagagagagcgcTTTCTATAGTTAAAAGTAAACTAACCTCTTGTTCCAACTTGTAGAaggtattaattaaaatgaaatcagCTTTGTCTATATTAGAGAATTGATTCAACAGCAACTCGAAATAAGATGGATACGAACCCACAACATAGATAAATGACGGCATGTCTCGAAGATCAAGCAACGGCAACCCGGGAATGACAATTGGCATCATTGACGATGAAATCGGAAGACTCAAAAGCCCGTTACGAgcataataatatatgtaattcaCAGCGCACGCCTGCGTAAAAAAAGC of Gossypium raimondii isolate GPD5lz chromosome 3, ASM2569854v1, whole genome shotgun sequence contains these proteins:
- the LOC105796315 gene encoding zinc finger BED domain-containing protein RICESLEEPER 2 is translated as MDNFDQKLGPEFFKNLSAEAVTPLNVVHEEIYESSSKRPKTTSKVWDIFEKLPAQQGDSKAICKLCRRIYTAKTTSGTSHLRRHIEACVKRGNHEVDQRSIEACFKPVKRNANRLTLSHDTLIAATTSLKNYKLDVDEIHRAIAMMIIVDEQPFSVVEDAGFRRLLSAACPEFPVLSRSSIKRDIISIYVKERENIRELLATCPGRICLTSSTWKSDSDDHFNCVTTHFIDHEWRLQKRILSFKLMPPPYDSLSVADEIALCMVQWNIEHKVFSVTLENLSSDDCVADMLRSRLAAKKYLPCKGVFFHVSCFFRILNSIVQAGLNLVVDIIAKLRLGIKYVQQSPHRKKNFYIIAKTLNLDTQRKLCLDTPARWNSTYNMIEVAFCYNNAFMYLAEQDKNFLHKLSEDEWEKLSVLYKFLKVFYEVTCVFFRNRQPTSNLYFKAAWKVHSRLFDMVRGPENFMTRMVREMHSKLNQYWSAYNLILSCAAILDPRCKIKFVEYCYTKLYGSGAQKYVSVSVNTLYGLFDEYMQNSARPSQTTLLSTAASKISNDKDNNDGFEDYETFQSARFRTQVEKSQLDLYLEEPSHDLNSEIDVLEYWTLCSLRYPELSKMARDVLTIPVSTIASDSAFDISPQVISTDRSSLKPKMLQALVCLQDWMLASDRTRGLGSMESKPEDDSSSSSDGDDDY
- the LOC105796319 gene encoding UDP-glycosyltransferase 74F2 isoform X3, giving the protein MEKKANKRGHVLVIPYSTQGHINPMLQFSKRLSSKGLKATFATTVFISETMKPELLNSEIDFDTISDGCDKEGFFALGDIDDYLVRLQAVGSKTLTELIIKHKNSPHPIDCILYDAFLPWVLDVAQQFGIVGIAFFTQACAVDYIYYYVHNGLLSLPISSSMMPIVIPGLPLLDLRDMPSFIYVVGSYPSHFKLVLNQFSNIDKADFILVNTFYKLEQEVVDSMSKVMSQPLLTIGPTIPSMYLDKRLENDKDYDLNLFKLDSTSTCWLTSKPPCSVVYASFGSLANLTSDQMKELARGLKQTGFHFLWVVRSSELSKVPHGFIEEMGDKALIVSWIPQTEVLANEAIGCFFTHCGWNSTIEALCLGIPMVAMPQWTDQTTDAKLVEDVWKVGVRVNVREDGIVSGDEIERCIRQVMEGEEGIEMKRNAMKWKELAVEAVCEGGSSDKNIDELVSKILARCK
- the LOC105796319 gene encoding UDP-glycosyltransferase 74F2 isoform X2 codes for the protein MEKKANNRGHVLVIPYPTQGHINPMLQFSKRLSSKGLKATFATTVFISETMKPELLNFDIDFDTISDGCDEGRFFEVRSIDDYLVRLQTVGSKTLTELIIKHKNSPRPIDCILYDAFLPWVLDVAQQFGIVGIAFFTQACAVNYIYYYARNGLLSLPISSSMMPIVIPGLPLLDLRDMPSFIYVVGSYPSYFELLLNQFSNIDKADFILINTFYKLEQEVVDSMSKVMSQPLLTIGPTIPSMYLDKRLENDKDYDLNLFKLDSTSTCWLTSKPPCSVVYASFGSLANLTSDQMKELARGLKQTGFHFLWVVRSSELSKVPHGFIEEMGDKALIVSWIPQTEVLANEAIGCFFTHCGWNSTIEALCLGIPMVAMPQWTDQTTDAKLVEDVWKVGVRVNVREDGIVSGDEIERCIRQVMEGEEGIEMKRNAMKWKELAVEAVCEGGSSDKNIDELVSKILARCK